A stretch of Cellulosilyticum sp. I15G10I2 DNA encodes these proteins:
- a CDS encoding CBS domain-containing protein: MKVKDIMSKEIASLCTDDSIEKAAQLMKQHDVGSIPVCSQEKVVGIVTDRDIALRSVAEGQNSQQQKVKEIMTSNPVVGSPEMNVNEAAKIMSQEQIRRLPIVENNNLVGMVALGDISLEPQLQDNAEEALHHISQHGCSHL; the protein is encoded by the coding sequence ATGAAAGTAAAAGATATAATGTCAAAAGAAATTGCAAGCTTATGTACTGACGACTCTATTGAAAAAGCAGCTCAGCTAATGAAGCAGCATGATGTAGGTTCAATACCAGTATGCAGCCAAGAAAAAGTAGTTGGGATTGTAACTGACAGAGATATTGCATTAAGATCCGTAGCAGAAGGTCAGAATTCACAGCAACAAAAAGTTAAAGAAATTATGACCTCTAACCCTGTTGTAGGTAGTCCAGAGATGAATGTTAACGAGGCAGCAAAGATTATGAGTCAGGAACAAATAAGAAGGCTGCCTATTGTCGAAAATAATAACCTTGTAGGTATGGTTGCTTTGGGAGATATTTCGCTTGAACCTCAACTGCAAGATAATGCTGAAGAAGCACTCCACCACATTTCACAACATGGCTGTAGCCATCTATAA
- a CDS encoding 4Fe-4S binding protein, with the protein MISLNLKSKGYPTLEELRSLGCYPSYDDFMKGPTAVIECIEEIPCNPCELTCKKNAIKIGQPITNLPKIDVTQCTGCSLCLSKCPGLAIYIKDYTYNENQSLIIFPYEFLPLPRISQKVMAVDRQGQVICEAIVTKINKNKTNDHTAIISMLYPKDLFHDVVSMKRL; encoded by the coding sequence ATGATAAGTTTAAATCTTAAAAGCAAAGGTTATCCTACTTTAGAGGAGCTCAGAAGTCTAGGCTGCTATCCTTCATATGACGACTTTATGAAAGGACCTACTGCAGTAATTGAATGTATAGAAGAAATTCCATGTAACCCTTGCGAACTAACATGCAAGAAAAATGCTATTAAAATAGGTCAGCCAATTACAAATTTGCCTAAGATAGATGTGACACAATGTACAGGCTGTAGCCTTTGTTTATCTAAATGTCCTGGTTTAGCAATTTATATCAAAGATTATACTTATAACGAAAACCAATCACTTATAATTTTCCCTTATGAATTTTTACCTTTACCCCGTATTAGTCAAAAAGTGATGGCAGTAGACAGACAAGGTCAGGTAATATGTGAAGCAATAGTCACTAAGATTAATAAAAATAAAACAAATGACCATACAGCCATCATCTCTATGCTTTATCCAAAAGACCTTTTTCATGATGTTGTATCTATGAAAAGATTATAA
- a CDS encoding NAD(P)/FAD-dependent oxidoreductase — translation MMHKEVVVVGAGPAGLSAAIEAARAGAKVLLIDENRTVGGQLFKQIHKFFGSKEHQAGVRGFRIAKDLLNQIHENSNIELWLNTEVVGINQDKELWMIQQAKSAIQLKADKVIIAAGAIEKPIYFPGWSLPGVMGAGAAQTMMNIHRVLPGKRVLMVGSGNVGVIIAYQLLQAGSEVVGILEASSELGGYGVHTAKICRAGVPFFRPYTIKRAIGNSFVEAAEIVQLDHQWHPIAGTEKTLDIDLICLATGFTPLTELAWTSGCKFAYIPELGGHLPLHNDRLETTVSGIYIAGDISGIEEASTAMEEGRLAGIHAAFALGCTSKSSYEKMKNKILKRLNALRSGPMDAKRKQGKEIMFEAYYREWRK, via the coding sequence ATGATGCATAAAGAAGTGGTTGTAGTAGGTGCAGGGCCAGCAGGCTTGTCTGCTGCAATAGAAGCTGCAAGAGCAGGTGCCAAAGTATTACTGATAGATGAGAACAGAACTGTTGGTGGGCAGCTCTTTAAACAAATCCACAAGTTCTTTGGTTCAAAAGAACATCAAGCAGGAGTAAGAGGATTCCGTATCGCAAAGGATTTATTAAACCAAATACATGAAAACTCCAATATAGAGTTATGGCTTAACACTGAAGTTGTCGGCATCAATCAGGATAAGGAACTTTGGATGATTCAGCAAGCAAAGTCCGCTATTCAATTAAAAGCAGATAAGGTTATTATTGCTGCAGGTGCAATTGAAAAGCCTATTTATTTTCCGGGCTGGTCACTGCCGGGTGTAATGGGTGCAGGGGCAGCACAGACCATGATGAATATTCATAGAGTGCTCCCTGGAAAACGTGTTCTAATGGTTGGTTCTGGAAATGTGGGTGTTATTATTGCTTACCAGTTACTTCAAGCTGGGTCAGAAGTAGTTGGCATACTTGAAGCTTCATCAGAATTAGGAGGCTATGGCGTTCATACAGCCAAAATATGTAGAGCTGGAGTGCCTTTTTTTAGACCTTATACCATAAAGCGTGCTATAGGCAATTCATTTGTAGAAGCGGCAGAGATTGTACAGTTAGATCATCAGTGGCATCCGATTGCAGGAACTGAAAAAACATTAGATATAGACTTAATTTGTCTAGCAACTGGCTTCACGCCTTTAACAGAACTTGCTTGGACTAGCGGCTGCAAGTTTGCTTATATACCAGAACTTGGAGGACACTTACCTTTACATAATGATAGATTGGAAACAACTGTTTCAGGTATTTATATAGCTGGGGACATAAGTGGTATTGAAGAAGCAAGTACCGCTATGGAAGAGGGCAGATTAGCAGGTATTCACGCGGCTTTTGCCTTAGGCTGTACTTCAAAAAGCAGCTATGAAAAAATGAAAAATAAAATTTTAAAAAGACTTAATGCACTTCGAAGTGGACCAATGGATGCAAAGAGAAAACAAGGAAAAGAGATTATGTTTGAGGCATACTATAGGGAGTGGAGAAAATGA
- a CDS encoding (2Fe-2S)-binding protein, whose translation MSRIKRHPILGELRSQKEIEIIVDGKTYMAYEGEMIASALLACGKKVFRYTPKHHRPRGVFCAIGKCTDCIMTVNGIPNIRTCITPVVDGMIIETQQGLGRWERSEVYDA comes from the coding sequence TTGTCCCGTATAAAACGCCACCCTATTTTAGGAGAATTAAGATCTCAAAAAGAAATAGAAATTATCGTAGATGGCAAAACATATATGGCGTATGAAGGCGAAATGATTGCATCAGCACTGCTGGCTTGCGGTAAGAAAGTCTTTCGGTATACACCAAAACACCATAGGCCTCGAGGTGTATTCTGTGCTATTGGAAAGTGTACAGATTGTATCATGACCGTTAATGGGATACCTAATATACGCACATGCATAACTCCGGTAGTAGATGGTATGATTATAGAAACCCAGCAGGGACTTGGAAGATGGGAAAGAAGTGAAGTTTATGATGCATAA
- a CDS encoding (2Fe-2S)-binding protein → MTNFLSINANKEGLFTVCNEIICRCEEITAEEIEKAIEEGAETTNEVKRFTRAGMGLCQGRTCRVLVEKIIQQKLHRDAQATTPATYREPVRPIQTGSLKSLNVDG, encoded by the coding sequence TTGACTAATTTTTTATCTATTAATGCTAATAAAGAGGGGCTGTTTACTGTGTGTAATGAAATCATTTGCAGGTGTGAAGAAATAACAGCAGAAGAGATTGAGAAGGCCATTGAAGAAGGGGCTGAGACTACAAATGAAGTAAAAAGATTTACAAGGGCTGGCATGGGGCTTTGTCAAGGAAGAACCTGCCGAGTATTAGTAGAAAAAATCATTCAGCAAAAACTACATCGAGACGCTCAAGCTACTACTCCTGCCACATATAGAGAACCTGTTCGACCTATTCAGACAGGCAGCTTGAAATCTTTAAACGTAGATGGGTAA